A portion of the Ferviditalea candida genome contains these proteins:
- a CDS encoding superoxide dismutase family protein, translating into MKKTGYILLLSVMILTLSACNSKATLGSSEPKEVNSAQAVLYDSKGEKIGNAVLTEAEEGVKIAVTASNLSPGTHAIHIHEKGKCSPPDFKSAGEHFNPYGKQHGFKNPKGYHAGDLPNIEVGKDGTVKAEILAAKVTLKKGEANSLLKRGGTALVIHENPDDYITDPAGNAGNRVACGVITESRK; encoded by the coding sequence ATGAAGAAAACGGGTTATATATTGCTTTTGTCGGTGATGATACTGACGTTGAGCGCATGTAATTCAAAGGCGACATTGGGCAGCTCGGAGCCCAAGGAGGTTAATTCGGCTCAGGCCGTATTGTACGATTCCAAAGGAGAGAAGATCGGCAATGCCGTATTGACGGAAGCGGAGGAAGGCGTCAAGATTGCAGTAACGGCCTCGAACCTTTCGCCTGGAACGCATGCCATTCATATTCATGAAAAGGGCAAATGCAGTCCTCCGGACTTCAAGTCGGCAGGCGAACATTTCAATCCTTACGGCAAACAGCACGGGTTTAAAAATCCGAAAGGCTATCATGCGGGAGATTTGCCGAATATTGAAGTGGGAAAAGACGGAACCGTCAAAGCGGAGATTTTGGCCGCAAAGGTAACGCTTAAGAAGGGTGAAGCGAATTCGCTGCTGAAGCGCGGCGGAACCGCGCTGGTGATCCATGAAAATCCGGATGACTACATAACGGACCCGGCCGGAAATGCGGGAAACAGGGTCGCTTGCGGGGTTATTACGGAGAGTCGGAAATAA